The Brevibacillus brevis genome contains a region encoding:
- the tatC gene encoding twin-arginine translocase subunit TatC has product MKDQEMTVVEHLTELRKRIIWVLAVFIVALIVGFFLAGPLVDYLKQEPIADGVPIVSLHPSDALRVYMQVAFLVGAVITLPVALYHVWRFVSPGMEVQEKRGTLYFIPAACFLFIVGILFGYYVVFPMVMQFMTSITASMGADPNYGIAQYFGFMFNMVIPFGILFQLPIIVMFLTRLRILNPMRLAKARRYAYFALAVVGITLTPPEIVSDILVIIPLLLLYELSIWLSRVVYRKQLKEQEAWEQEYGSLETNEPVQ; this is encoded by the coding sequence ATGAAGGATCAGGAAATGACAGTGGTAGAACACCTGACGGAACTGCGCAAGCGCATCATATGGGTGCTGGCCGTGTTTATTGTCGCATTGATCGTCGGTTTTTTCCTCGCCGGTCCACTCGTGGATTATTTAAAGCAAGAACCGATTGCGGATGGCGTGCCCATTGTCTCGTTGCATCCGTCAGACGCACTTCGTGTTTACATGCAGGTTGCCTTCCTTGTGGGCGCTGTCATCACACTGCCTGTAGCACTTTATCACGTTTGGCGTTTTGTTTCTCCGGGGATGGAAGTACAGGAAAAGCGGGGGACGCTTTACTTCATCCCGGCGGCTTGTTTTCTATTTATCGTTGGTATCCTGTTTGGCTATTACGTTGTTTTCCCGATGGTCATGCAGTTTATGACCAGTATTACAGCGTCGATGGGCGCAGACCCGAACTACGGAATCGCGCAATACTTTGGCTTTATGTTTAATATGGTCATTCCGTTCGGGATACTGTTCCAGCTGCCGATTATCGTCATGTTCCTGACGAGACTGCGCATCCTCAATCCAATGAGGCTGGCAAAGGCACGACGCTACGCTTACTTTGCACTGGCTGTCGTCGGAATCACCTTGACGCCTCCTGAGATTGTCAGCGATATTCTCGTGATTATCCCTTTGCTGCTGCTGTACGAGCTGAGCATTTGGCTATCCCGCGTTGTTTATCGCAAGCAATTAAAAGAACAAGAAGCGTGGGAACAAGAATACGGCAGTTTGGAAACAAACGAACCCGTTCAATAA
- the tatA gene encoding twin-arginine translocase TatA/TatE family subunit, with translation MSSIGIPGLILILVLALVLFGPKKLPELGRAVGHTLKEFKNATRSLTSDDEEDDEEKKRKELASKEASAKTAPVVAEKEAAERERIEREVREKMERERLEKEIREKLEQERLQMEKEQKNA, from the coding sequence ATGAGCTCAATCGGGATTCCTGGATTAATCTTAATTTTAGTTTTAGCCTTGGTGCTTTTTGGTCCGAAAAAGCTTCCAGAATTGGGGCGTGCGGTAGGTCATACTTTGAAAGAATTCAAAAATGCTACACGTAGTCTGACAAGCGACGATGAAGAAGACGATGAGGAGAAAAAGCGCAAAGAGCTAGCTTCCAAAGAAGCGTCTGCCAAAACAGCGCCGGTTGTCGCTGAGAAGGAAGCAGCGGAGCGGGAGCGAATTGAACGCGAAGTTCGTGAAAAAATGGAACGCGAGCGCTTGGAAAAAGAAATCCGCGAAAAGCTGGAGCAAGAGCGCCTGCAAATGGAAAAAGAGCAGAAGAACGCGTAA